A portion of the uncultured Bacteroides sp. genome contains these proteins:
- the nqrE gene encoding NADH:ubiquinone reductase (Na(+)-transporting) subunit E has translation MNDYLNLFVKSIFVDNMIFAYFLGMCSYLAVSKNVKTALGLGVAVTFVLLVTLPVNYLLENYVLKADAIVEGVDLGFLSFILFIAVIAGITQLVEMAIERFSPSLYASLGIFLPLIAVNCAIMGASLFMQQRHFVDFGEAVTYSLGSGVGWLLAIVGLAAIREKMAYSDVPAPLRGLGITFITVGLMAMAFMCFSGLKL, from the coding sequence ATGAATGATTATTTGAATTTATTTGTAAAGTCGATCTTTGTCGACAATATGATCTTCGCTTACTTCCTGGGAATGTGTTCATACCTGGCTGTATCGAAGAATGTGAAAACAGCATTGGGTTTGGGTGTAGCTGTGACTTTTGTGTTATTGGTTACACTGCCTGTGAACTACTTGCTGGAGAATTATGTATTGAAAGCTGATGCAATAGTAGAAGGTGTAGATCTCGGTTTTCTGAGCTTTATCCTCTTCATCGCTGTTATTGCCGGAATCACTCAGTTGGTAGAAATGGCGATAGAACGTTTCAGTCCATCACTGTATGCTTCGCTGGGTATCTTCCTACCACTTATCGCTGTGAACTGTGCCATCATGGGTGCGTCTCTGTTTATGCAACAAAGACATTTTGTTGACTTTGGTGAGGCGGTTACTTACTCGCTAGGTTCGGGCGTGGGTTGGTTGTTAGCTATTGTAGGTCTGGCAGCTATCCGCGAAAAGATGGCCTATTCTGATGTTCCCGCTCCACTTAGAGGATTGGGTATTACGTTTATCACGGTAGGACTAATGGCGATGGCCTTTATGTGTTTCTCTGGATTGAAGTTATAA
- a CDS encoding Na(+)-translocating NADH-quinone reductase subunit C, translating into MNTNSNSYTIIYASVMVVIVAFVLAFTSASLRSTQNKNVELDKMKQILHALNVDTKDQDAEKVYKQYVKADQIMNAAGEVVAETGGFKIEMKSELAKPLEKRQLPLYLCEVEGKTKYVLPLYGAGLWGPIWGYVGLNDDKNSVFGVYFSHQGETPGLGAEISTADFQKQFSGKQVLKEGVVALGVEKNGKVTEPDYQVDGISGGTITSKGVDAMLKSCLGQYDKFLTTNNKGGK; encoded by the coding sequence ATGAATACAAATAGTAATTCTTATACTATCATTTATGCTTCGGTAATGGTTGTTATCGTGGCATTTGTCCTCGCATTTACTTCTGCTTCGCTCAGAAGCACGCAGAACAAAAATGTGGAGCTGGACAAGATGAAGCAGATTCTTCATGCATTGAATGTGGATACGAAAGATCAGGATGCAGAGAAGGTATATAAACAATATGTAAAAGCTGACCAAATAATGAATGCTGCCGGTGAAGTGGTGGCAGAAACCGGAGGCTTCAAAATTGAGATGAAAAGCGAACTGGCTAAACCGTTGGAGAAACGCCAACTTCCGCTGTATCTGTGTGAAGTAGAGGGTAAAACAAAATATGTACTTCCACTATATGGTGCCGGACTTTGGGGACCGATCTGGGGATACGTTGGTTTGAACGACGATAAGAACTCTGTGTTCGGAGTCTATTTCTCACACCAAGGTGAAACTCCGGGGTTGGGTGCTGAAATCAGTACGGCTGATTTTCAAAAGCAATTTTCGGGTAAGCAGGTGCTGAAGGAAGGTGTTGTTGCCCTTGGCGTAGAGAAAAATGGCAAAGTGACTGAACCGGACTATCAGGTAGACGGGATCTCGGGTGGTACTATTACTTCAAAAGGTGTGGATGCCATGTTGAAGAGTTGCTTGGGACAGTACGATAAATTTTTAACGACTAATAACAAAGGAGGAAAATAG
- a CDS encoding NADH:ubiquinone reductase (Na(+)-transporting) subunit D, whose translation MSQLFSKKNKEVFSSPLSMNNPITVQVLGICSALAVTAKLEPAIVMGLSVAVIVAFANVIISLLRNTIPNRIRIIVQLVVVAALVTIVSEILKAYAYDVSVQLSVYVGLIITNCILMGRLEAFAMANAPWESFLDGLGNGLGYAKILVIVAFFREILGSGSLLGFRIIPQAVYEWGYINNGLMLMPPMALIICACIIWYQRSKNKVLQEK comes from the coding sequence ATGAGCCAATTGTTTTCTAAAAAGAATAAAGAAGTATTCTCTTCTCCGCTTAGCATGAACAACCCGATTACTGTTCAGGTACTTGGTATCTGCTCGGCACTGGCTGTTACAGCCAAACTGGAACCGGCTATCGTAATGGGTCTGTCGGTGGCGGTGATTGTGGCTTTTGCTAACGTGATTATTTCGTTGCTTCGCAACACGATACCCAACCGTATCCGTATCATCGTTCAATTGGTGGTAGTGGCTGCGTTGGTTACTATAGTAAGTGAAATTCTGAAAGCTTATGCCTACGATGTAAGTGTGCAGCTTTCTGTCTATGTGGGATTGATTATTACCAATTGTATTTTGATGGGACGTTTGGAAGCTTTTGCTATGGCGAATGCTCCATGGGAGTCTTTCCTCGATGGGCTTGGTAACGGTTTGGGATACGCTAAGATTCTGGTGATTGTAGCTTTCTTCCGCGAAATATTGGGATCGGGCTCCTTGCTTGGTTTCCGTATCATTCCGCAAGCGGTTTACGAATGGGGATACATCAACAACGGATTGATGCTGATGCCTCCGATGGCACTGATTATCTGTGCATGCATCATCTGGTACCAGCGCAGTAAGAACAAAGTATTACAGGAGAAGTAA